A section of the Pseudomonas prosekii genome encodes:
- a CDS encoding polyamine ABC transporter substrate-binding protein, producing MNRLKRFIAPAFVPTMLCATLLSGAAHAEERTLRVYNWFDYIKPKALEDFKTQNTQTKLVYDIFDTNEALEAKLLTGNSGYDVVVPSNVFLAKQIEAGVFQPLDRSKLPNWNHLDPKLMKLIEANDPGNKFAVPYMYGTILIGFNPDKVKAALGANAPVDSWDLIFKEENISKLKQCGVALLDSPSEILPLALQHLGLDPNSTKPADYEKAEALLMKIRPYVTYFHSSKYMADIANGDICVAVGYSGSFSQAANRAKEAKNGVVVDMRLPKEGAPIWFDMLAIPKGAKNPQDAYTFINYLLQPQVIAPVSDFVGYPNPNKDATELVDPAIRNNPNLYPTESAMSTLYTLQPLPRDAERARTRAWTKIKSGT from the coding sequence ATGAACAGACTCAAGCGTTTTATCGCTCCAGCGTTCGTCCCCACGATGCTGTGCGCGACGTTGCTCAGCGGCGCCGCCCACGCCGAAGAGCGAACGTTGCGCGTCTACAACTGGTTCGACTACATCAAGCCCAAGGCGTTGGAAGACTTCAAGACACAGAACACCCAGACCAAACTGGTCTACGACATCTTCGACACCAACGAAGCGCTCGAAGCCAAGTTGCTCACCGGCAATTCCGGTTACGACGTGGTGGTGCCGTCCAACGTGTTCCTCGCCAAGCAAATTGAAGCCGGGGTGTTCCAGCCGCTGGACCGCAGCAAGTTGCCGAACTGGAATCACCTCGATCCCAAGTTGATGAAGCTGATCGAGGCCAACGACCCCGGCAACAAATTCGCCGTGCCGTACATGTACGGCACCATCCTGATCGGCTTCAACCCGGACAAAGTCAAAGCCGCGCTCGGCGCCAACGCGCCGGTGGACAGTTGGGACCTGATCTTCAAGGAAGAAAACATCAGCAAGCTCAAGCAGTGCGGCGTCGCCCTGCTCGACTCGCCGTCGGAGATCCTGCCGCTGGCCCTGCAACACCTGGGCCTCGACCCGAACAGCACAAAACCGGCGGATTACGAAAAGGCTGAAGCGCTGTTGATGAAGATTCGGCCCTACGTTACGTACTTCCATTCCTCGAAATACATGGCCGACATCGCCAACGGTGACATCTGCGTCGCGGTCGGTTATTCCGGCAGTTTCTCCCAGGCCGCCAATCGCGCCAAAGAGGCGAAAAACGGTGTGGTGGTCGACATGCGTTTGCCCAAAGAAGGCGCGCCGATCTGGTTCGACATGCTCGCGATTCCCAAAGGCGCGAAAAACCCGCAAGACGCCTACACCTTCATCAACTACCTGCTGCAACCGCAGGTGATTGCGCCGGTCAGCGATTTTGTCGGTTACCCGAACCCGAACAAGGACGCCACCGAGCTGGTCGATCCGGCGATCCGCAACAACCCCAACCTGTACCCGACGGAGTCTGCGATGAGCACGCTCTACACCTTGCAACCGCTGCCGCGTGATGCCGAACGCGCACGCACGCGAGCGTGGACCAAAATCAAATCCGGCACCTGA